The DNA segment CCGTGTATTTCGACATGGCCACCGAGAATAAATAGGTGGCAATCGGATACCGCACCTGATAATTAAAGGTCCATGTACCGTCGCCGTGTCTCGTGGTATCGATTAGAGTTCCATTGGAGGCGCAATAAAGAGCCGTATCACAGGTCACAAAAATATCGAGCGAGTCGGCCTTGTCATCGGAGCGATCCTTGCACGGCCACCAGGTATGAGCCAGGTACGGTTCTGACAGAGAAGTAACCACGGGGATGCCGTTTCTTGATGTAAAGAAGAATCCCTGAAATCCCCCGGTTTGAGGTGTTCCGTGATAGCGCACTGTAAATTCAAATGTCTCATCAAGATTGTATGTTTTATCCAACTGCACAGTTAAAGAATACCCCGTAAAGGAGTAATTTAGTCTTTGTCCCGACGGCAGATAGACAGAATCAATGGTCAGAGTGGCGTCGAAATCGACGCCCACTGTATCCAGGCCATTTACTAGAGACTTGGCTGCCATACTCACGTTACCGTATAAAATTTGACTCGGGACATTAACTTTAAGTTCAATTCGGTAATAATTCACATCGTAGTCAGTCTGATTATAAAGCATGGGTGTTGCCATCGACATAGCCTGCCGAAACTTGGTTACCTGTTCAGCTTTGGCCTGACCCATAATTGTGTGAAGTTGGGCCGGGGTCAGCCCGGGGGGCGGTTCCGAGCCGGAGTCCGGGATTTGGGCAAAAAGAGGCGATGACGTTAAAGTGAGGATTAATAAAATGACGGACACAGATGCGCTTAATTTCATAATGGGCCTTTACTTATGAGTTGTTCACATTTTTCTGCCGCAAGTAAATGTAGTAACAATATAACATACTCCCAATTATCGGATTGTCAAGGACTTCTATTAGCGAAGCGGGCCGTTCGCCTCCAATTTGTCCGCCAAAGGGGACTACCTTTGTCCCACTTATTAAAAATGCCGTCCTTTTGAGACGGCATTTTATTAAATTAGCGTGGTTTGCCACGGCTAAATGGGATTGCCGCAGATAGGATTAAGGTCCTTGTACAAGTAATCGACTATAACCGCAATATCAAGCAAATTCACGGCAAAATCACAATTGCAGTCGCCAACTGCCTTCTCAGGGATCGGTGCCGCTCCACCCTTATAAAGGTATTTTACAATATAAACAATATCCAAAATATTGATGATCCCGTCATTATTAGCGTCGCCATGGAATCTCCACACATCAAGGGCAAAATTGAGCGGATAGGGGGAATTGGACGCATCGTCCGACAATATCGATGCTGTTCCAACATAATGACCCATTGTAAGACCGGTTGCATCCGGAATGAATCCAATGGCCCAGGGATAGGTCGTTCCGAAAGTGGTGTCCATTTCTGGTGTTACCCAGGGGATATCTTCGTTCAGGCTCCAATTCATGCAGCCAGGATTGGCATTGTTGACGGATATATAGCTGTATCTTCCCTTACGATCCACTTGTGCCGTCATTTTTATGGTATCCGGGGCATCGGTATAGATGAGCGGCGTCTGACTTGTTTGCAGGACAATCATTTTCACTGGAACTTTCAGCGGGTTGTTAATCGCGATTTCGGATGACACTACAATCGTATCAAAATAAGTGCCGGGGGAATATCCCTTCGAATTAAATTGCAGCCTAAGTGTCAAGGGGCTCGCTCCCGAGTTTGGAGTAACTCTGAGCCAGGGCGCATTATGAGCCACTTGAAACGTCAGAGGATCGCCTCCGTCAGCATAAAGAAGGAGTGATGTCGGCGGCGGCAGCGGAT comes from the Candidatus Zixiibacteriota bacterium genome and includes:
- a CDS encoding hypothetical protein (Evidence 5 : Unknown function) → MANHANLIKCRLKRTAFLISGTKVVPFGGQIGGERPASLIEVLDNPIIGSMLYCYYIYLRQKNVNNS